The following are encoded together in the Hyalangium minutum genome:
- a CDS encoding penicillin-binding protein 1A, producing MNPARAMPNPPEAPATPEPPPAAPPPSAKPGLGARIWKWTKRLLILGAVGLVLAVAVGVGAYQYFSRDLPSVEALRTYQPPQVTKVTCADGSICAEFYLERRTLVRIEELPKHVRDSFLAAEDADFYNHEGLDFFGITRAAIKNLIPGSRKSGASTITQQVVKNLLLTPERSLGRKIREWILTPRVEEALTKDQILNLYINQIYYGQRRYGLEEAALYYFGKHAKDLSIGEAAVLAGTPQSPHRINPETNIVRAKNRQRYVLTQLMQHGFLPKEQVEPELEKPIVLAPRPPPPVGGYYAEEIRRTLIERYGEKMVLEGGLRVEIAMVPKLQAAAEDAVRNGLEAVDRRQGYRGPLSTVDGGQFDRIKGLIAHRIDEAGRRQKDAEYVADLAPLATAGLEPAAKADPKPEAKAGTVPVTAIEQEGAEEQRPELNPEGEAPPSAEESLVGSVPLRPLKEGLRLTGFVTAVDEKKGIAKVDLVGRTAEVSFSTVKWARQKGKGSPSNIADVFQVGELVRVRITKALPAPASVEATLDQIPLVQGGLVVINPANRNVVAMVGGYDFERSSFNRATQAKRQPGSSFKPFIYAAAMGSGRFTPLSTVNDAPEAIRDPYTGKQWKPKNFDGRFDGPMTLRQALTKSKNTVSVRLIEAITPATAIDYARRAGIHSALPENLTLALGTGEVTMLEAVNAYSTLQANGRYGEPLLVLRVRDASGKVLEEHAPAFEETLPPAVAYLTTTLMRSVVEEGTATAVRELNRPAAGKTGTTNESKDTWFSGYTMDWVASAWVGFDDNSPLGSSETGGRAALPMWLDFMRVAHQGLPAREFEVPPGIVQVRIDPETGLLAGNSRPGRLEPFLEGTAPTAEAPPMGQVDTSTFFLEDGKGR from the coding sequence ATGAATCCGGCCCGAGCGATGCCCAACCCTCCCGAAGCCCCAGCCACTCCTGAGCCACCTCCAGCCGCTCCGCCTCCCTCCGCGAAGCCAGGGCTCGGCGCCCGCATCTGGAAGTGGACGAAGCGGCTGCTCATCCTGGGCGCCGTGGGGCTGGTGCTCGCCGTGGCCGTGGGCGTGGGCGCCTACCAGTACTTCAGCCGGGACCTGCCCTCCGTGGAGGCGCTGCGCACCTACCAGCCGCCCCAGGTGACGAAGGTGACATGCGCGGATGGCTCCATCTGCGCCGAGTTCTACCTGGAGCGCCGCACCCTGGTGCGAATCGAGGAGCTGCCCAAGCACGTGCGCGACTCGTTCCTCGCCGCAGAGGACGCCGACTTCTACAACCACGAGGGCCTCGACTTCTTCGGCATCACCCGCGCCGCCATCAAGAACCTCATCCCGGGGAGCCGCAAGTCCGGCGCCTCGACCATCACGCAGCAGGTGGTGAAGAACCTGCTGCTCACTCCCGAGCGCAGCCTGGGCCGGAAGATCCGCGAGTGGATCCTCACCCCTCGCGTCGAGGAGGCGCTCACCAAGGATCAGATCCTCAACCTCTACATCAACCAGATCTACTACGGGCAGCGGCGCTACGGCCTGGAGGAGGCCGCGCTCTACTACTTCGGCAAGCACGCCAAGGATCTGAGCATCGGTGAGGCCGCCGTGCTCGCGGGCACGCCGCAGTCGCCCCACCGCATCAACCCGGAGACGAACATCGTCCGGGCCAAGAACCGCCAGCGCTACGTGCTCACTCAGTTGATGCAGCACGGCTTCCTCCCCAAGGAGCAGGTGGAGCCGGAGTTGGAGAAGCCCATCGTCCTGGCGCCTCGTCCTCCGCCCCCCGTGGGCGGGTACTACGCCGAGGAGATCCGCCGCACCCTCATCGAGCGCTACGGCGAGAAGATGGTGCTCGAGGGTGGGCTGCGCGTGGAGATCGCCATGGTGCCGAAGCTGCAGGCCGCAGCCGAGGACGCCGTGCGCAATGGCCTGGAGGCGGTGGATCGCCGCCAGGGCTACCGTGGCCCGCTCAGCACCGTGGATGGCGGGCAGTTCGATCGCATCAAGGGGCTCATCGCGCACCGCATCGATGAGGCCGGCCGGCGGCAGAAGGACGCCGAGTACGTGGCGGACCTGGCCCCGCTGGCCACTGCGGGCCTGGAGCCAGCGGCCAAGGCGGACCCCAAGCCAGAGGCCAAGGCGGGCACGGTTCCTGTCACCGCCATTGAGCAGGAGGGCGCGGAGGAGCAGCGGCCCGAGCTCAACCCCGAGGGCGAGGCGCCTCCCTCCGCCGAGGAGTCCCTGGTGGGCTCCGTTCCCCTGCGGCCGCTGAAGGAGGGACTGCGCCTCACCGGCTTCGTCACCGCGGTGGATGAGAAGAAGGGCATCGCCAAGGTGGACCTCGTGGGCCGCACCGCGGAAGTCTCTTTCTCCACCGTCAAATGGGCCCGCCAGAAGGGCAAGGGCTCTCCGTCGAACATCGCGGACGTCTTCCAGGTCGGCGAGCTGGTGCGCGTGCGCATCACCAAGGCGCTGCCCGCGCCCGCCTCCGTGGAGGCCACGCTCGATCAGATCCCCCTGGTGCAGGGCGGCCTCGTGGTCATCAACCCCGCCAACCGCAACGTGGTGGCCATGGTGGGCGGCTATGACTTCGAGCGCTCCTCCTTCAACCGCGCCACGCAGGCCAAGCGGCAGCCAGGCTCGTCCTTCAAGCCCTTCATCTACGCCGCCGCGATGGGCAGTGGCCGCTTCACCCCGCTGAGCACGGTGAATGACGCCCCCGAGGCCATCCGCGACCCGTACACCGGCAAGCAGTGGAAGCCGAAGAACTTCGACGGCCGCTTCGATGGGCCCATGACGCTGCGCCAGGCCCTCACCAAGTCCAAGAACACCGTGTCCGTTCGGCTCATCGAGGCCATCACTCCTGCCACCGCGATCGACTACGCTCGCCGCGCGGGCATCCACTCGGCGCTGCCTGAGAACCTCACGCTGGCGCTCGGAACGGGCGAGGTGACGATGCTGGAGGCCGTCAACGCTTACTCCACGCTCCAGGCCAACGGCCGCTACGGCGAGCCGCTGCTGGTGCTTCGCGTGCGGGACGCCTCGGGCAAGGTGCTCGAGGAGCACGCCCCCGCCTTCGAGGAGACGCTGCCCCCGGCCGTGGCCTATCTCACCACCACCCTGATGCGCAGCGTGGTCGAGGAGGGCACCGCCACCGCCGTGCGCGAACTCAACCGCCCCGCCGCCGGCAAGACGGGCACCACCAACGAGTCCAAGGACACGTGGTTCTCCGGCTACACCATGGACTGGGTCGCCAGCGCCTGGGTGGGCTTCGATGACAACTCGCCCCTGGGCAGCAGCGAGACGGGTGGCCGCGCCGCCCTGCCCATGTGGCTGGACTTCATGCGCGTGGCCCATCAGGGGCTGCCTGCTCGCGAGTTCGAGGTGCCGCCCGGCATCGTCCAGGTGCGCATCGATCCGGAGACGGGCCTGCTGGCCGGCAACTCCCGGCCGGGCCGGCTCGAGCCCTTCCTCGAAGGCACCGCGCCCACCGCCGAGGCTCCACCCATGGGCCAGGTGGACACGAGCACCTTCTTCCTCGAGGACGGCAAGGGGAGATAA
- a CDS encoding tetratricopeptide repeat protein has product MKKPLSPRACMSHRLQSLVPWMAALSVMAHQGLWSSRSLRPTSSDMASATTLAAAASDAVPARTLYSLVVPAADEAQSSEVSPNALALPHEHMNRVNHLARARTLRELGDLAGALTECRRALYDAPEDTEALRTIARLGPLTGQTELAVLAQAQLGSLNPEDASPLVQQARLLLSQGRSTEAIRVGEEAVARDSEDPDAYQVLGRAQLAAGHLSEAVLRFEQAVHLAPEHGYALNNLGLAWLRTNENTKAAEVLARAAALLPHVAYVHNNLGVAYERLGRTEDAQAAYAAATRLSPRYVKAHVNASRMNKVASLGVSPP; this is encoded by the coding sequence ATGAAGAAGCCCCTGTCCCCCCGCGCCTGCATGTCCCACCGGCTCCAGTCCCTCGTGCCCTGGATGGCTGCACTCTCCGTCATGGCGCACCAGGGCCTCTGGAGCTCTCGCTCGTTGCGGCCCACTTCGTCCGACATGGCGAGTGCCACAACCCTGGCTGCTGCGGCTTCGGATGCCGTGCCTGCTCGCACGCTCTACAGCCTTGTTGTCCCTGCGGCTGATGAGGCGCAGTCCTCCGAGGTGTCTCCCAACGCCCTCGCCCTCCCCCACGAGCACATGAACCGCGTGAACCATCTGGCGCGCGCCCGGACGCTGCGGGAGCTGGGTGACCTCGCCGGTGCACTGACCGAGTGCCGCCGCGCCCTCTACGACGCTCCCGAGGACACCGAGGCCCTGCGCACCATTGCCCGCCTTGGGCCTCTCACGGGCCAGACCGAGCTCGCGGTGCTCGCGCAGGCGCAGCTCGGCAGCCTGAACCCGGAGGATGCCTCCCCGCTCGTCCAGCAGGCGCGCCTGCTCCTGTCGCAGGGCCGCTCCACCGAGGCCATCCGCGTGGGCGAAGAGGCTGTCGCTCGCGACTCGGAAGATCCCGACGCCTACCAGGTCCTCGGCCGTGCTCAGTTGGCCGCGGGTCATCTCTCCGAGGCCGTCCTCCGCTTCGAGCAGGCCGTCCACCTGGCTCCCGAGCACGGCTATGCGCTCAACAATCTCGGCCTCGCGTGGTTGCGCACCAACGAGAACACCAAGGCCGCCGAGGTACTCGCGCGCGCCGCAGCCCTGCTGCCCCACGTGGCCTACGTCCACAACAACCTCGGAGTCGCCTACGAGCGGCTCGGCCGCACCGAGGACGCCCAGGCAGCCTACGCCGCCGCCACCCGGCTCTCGCCCCGCTACGTCAAGGCCCACGTCAACGCGAGCCGCATGAACAAGGTGGCAAGCCTCGGCGTCTCACCTCCCTGA
- a CDS encoding LodA/GoxA family CTQ-dependent oxidase: MSTPFATPTDTRIVRAAIHPAIGIARVGNSTQGDGYYIGPQVTTPPLMKPEDIRDATGAIKRQGALFRLYGYNAQGEVVRELTAGEQGMSFEWTVHVANRKAEWYAFDCAMDIPEAATLAVPLRNPAVPAGKRSSLVIDSGPKSISGTSTQGAGYQLDGAFQGTPVNLGELRTDAKGRLLFLGGHGKAASPSGAPIYDEKNQYGFNNADGWYDDTSDGSVAATLQIDGASIPVDPAWVVTAPPDFAPNAVGWRTLYDLLEAVSTQAGWIPFPSEIRFSRDVLPLLQRMTGLQWVNQGFAAMFGASGPLNFDDPNLIARLATPRAQDGSDPWHELRNTVFNAFRPTQGQSATPSTWPWIYGDAYGTDTKTAPNVYLQLPDVQGAILKKWVDGDFVGDEGAQTEPPRRIEDVPVAQQPAMLDKAALHFCLADAFHPGCEMTWPMRHATLYMAPFRIRHRTQGDLGPEMGSTMSQQTALAPNGPLYGQRPGDISRWMALPWQEDTTYCRSGYDPQYDPYLPTFWPARVPNQVLMPEAYAKVMDESRPWAERIAAFQERTNWLSRFTSPSVGVNSQLMVDTFSEQGIVLAMPGVDHPDLPKVMFVANFPKVPVGPSPQKALLVKAAAGPRPRLDTRLARAGWSSDEQLEAARSARFGHKP, encoded by the coding sequence ATGAGCACGCCTTTCGCAACTCCTACCGACACACGCATCGTTCGCGCGGCCATCCACCCCGCCATCGGCATCGCCCGGGTGGGTAACAGCACCCAGGGGGATGGTTACTACATCGGACCGCAGGTCACGACGCCGCCGCTGATGAAGCCCGAGGACATCCGCGACGCCACCGGCGCCATCAAGCGGCAGGGCGCGCTGTTCCGCCTCTACGGCTACAACGCGCAAGGCGAGGTGGTCCGGGAGCTCACCGCCGGCGAGCAGGGGATGTCCTTCGAGTGGACCGTGCACGTGGCGAATCGCAAGGCCGAGTGGTACGCCTTCGATTGCGCCATGGACATCCCGGAGGCCGCCACTCTCGCGGTGCCACTGCGCAACCCCGCGGTGCCAGCGGGGAAGCGCTCCTCGCTCGTGATCGACTCAGGGCCCAAGAGCATCTCCGGGACCTCCACCCAAGGTGCTGGCTATCAGCTCGACGGCGCCTTCCAAGGCACGCCGGTGAACCTCGGCGAGCTGCGCACCGACGCGAAGGGACGGCTGCTCTTTCTGGGGGGACACGGCAAGGCGGCGTCGCCCTCGGGCGCGCCTATCTACGACGAGAAGAATCAGTACGGCTTCAACAACGCCGACGGCTGGTACGACGACACCAGCGACGGCAGCGTGGCCGCCACACTGCAGATCGACGGCGCATCGATCCCCGTGGATCCCGCGTGGGTGGTGACTGCGCCCCCGGACTTCGCGCCCAACGCGGTGGGGTGGCGCACGCTCTATGATCTGCTCGAAGCGGTGAGCACCCAAGCGGGTTGGATTCCCTTTCCCAGCGAGATCCGCTTCAGCCGCGACGTGCTGCCGCTCCTGCAGCGGATGACCGGTCTGCAGTGGGTCAACCAGGGTTTTGCCGCGATGTTCGGCGCCAGCGGACCGCTGAACTTCGATGACCCGAACCTCATCGCCAGGCTGGCCACGCCGCGAGCCCAGGACGGCAGCGATCCGTGGCACGAGCTGCGCAATACGGTGTTCAATGCATTCCGGCCAACCCAGGGGCAATCGGCGACTCCCAGCACCTGGCCGTGGATCTACGGCGACGCGTATGGCACGGATACCAAGACCGCCCCCAATGTGTACCTGCAGCTCCCCGATGTGCAGGGCGCGATCCTGAAGAAGTGGGTGGACGGGGATTTTGTCGGCGATGAGGGGGCGCAGACGGAGCCGCCGCGGCGCATTGAGGACGTGCCCGTGGCACAGCAGCCGGCCATGCTCGACAAGGCTGCTCTGCACTTCTGCCTGGCCGACGCGTTCCATCCCGGCTGCGAGATGACGTGGCCCATGCGGCACGCGACCTTGTACATGGCGCCGTTCCGCATCCGCCACCGGACTCAGGGCGATCTCGGGCCCGAGATGGGCAGCACCATGAGCCAACAGACGGCGCTGGCGCCGAACGGCCCGCTCTACGGACAGCGGCCCGGCGACATCTCCCGGTGGATGGCGCTGCCCTGGCAGGAGGACACCACGTACTGCCGCTCGGGCTACGATCCCCAGTATGACCCCTACCTGCCCACCTTCTGGCCAGCGCGGGTACCCAACCAGGTGCTCATGCCCGAGGCCTACGCCAAGGTGATGGACGAGAGCCGGCCGTGGGCGGAGCGCATCGCGGCGTTCCAGGAACGGACCAACTGGCTGAGCCGCTTCACGTCGCCGTCGGTGGGCGTGAACTCCCAGCTCATGGTGGACACCTTCAGTGAGCAGGGAATCGTGCTGGCCATGCCCGGGGTGGACCACCCGGACCTGCCCAAGGTGATGTTCGTCGCCAACTTCCCCAAGGTGCCCGTGGGGCCCAGCCCCCAGAAGGCGCTGCTGGTGAAAGCCGCGGCCGGCCCCAGGCCCCGGCTCGACACCCGCCTGGCCCGCGCTGGCTGGAGCAGCGACGAGCAGTTGGAGGCCGCGCGGTCGGCGCGCTTTGGCCACAAGCCATGA
- the xth gene encoding exodeoxyribonuclease III, translated as MKIVTWNVNSVRARQERLLNWLKTRQPDVLCLQELKCVEKDFPLEAVREAGYHAALYGQKTYNGVAILAKAEPKDVVQGIPDGVEDPQSRVIAATVNGVRVMSVYAPNGQAVDSPAYEYKLEWYSRLRRYLDTKHKPDEPMVLCGDWNVAPENIDVWDPRLWEGQTLFTLKERDALQRLCAFGLADTFRKLHPDVQKFSWWDYRMLGFPKNQGLRIDHILATAPVVERLAQADVDREERKGKQPSDHAPYWIEIKD; from the coding sequence ATGAAGATCGTCACCTGGAACGTGAACTCGGTGCGGGCTCGGCAGGAGCGGTTGCTGAACTGGCTGAAGACGCGGCAGCCGGACGTGCTGTGCCTGCAGGAACTCAAGTGCGTGGAGAAGGACTTCCCCTTGGAGGCCGTGCGTGAGGCGGGCTACCACGCGGCCTTGTACGGGCAGAAGACGTACAACGGGGTGGCCATCCTGGCGAAGGCGGAGCCGAAGGACGTGGTGCAGGGGATCCCCGACGGGGTGGAGGATCCCCAGTCGCGGGTGATCGCGGCGACGGTGAATGGGGTGCGCGTGATGAGCGTGTACGCGCCGAACGGGCAGGCGGTGGACTCGCCGGCGTACGAGTACAAGCTGGAGTGGTACTCGCGGCTGCGGCGCTACCTGGACACGAAGCACAAGCCGGACGAGCCGATGGTGCTGTGCGGCGACTGGAACGTGGCGCCCGAGAACATCGACGTGTGGGATCCGCGGCTGTGGGAGGGGCAGACGCTGTTCACGCTGAAGGAGCGGGACGCGCTGCAGCGGCTGTGCGCGTTCGGGCTGGCGGACACGTTCCGCAAGCTGCACCCGGACGTGCAGAAGTTCAGCTGGTGGGACTACCGGATGCTGGGGTTCCCGAAGAACCAGGGGCTGCGCATCGACCACATCCTGGCGACAGCGCCGGTGGTGGAGCGGTTGGCGCAGGCGGACGTGGACCGCGAGGAGCGCAAGGGCAAGCAGCCCTCGGACCACGCGCCGTACTGGATCGAGATCAAGGACTGA
- a CDS encoding FAD-binding oxidoreductase, with protein MNAERLKQLSSLLPKNSAGAAPEVLTEDSPGYLLKSQVFNTKFQFRPAAIVLVETPEQVSEIVKFANRFPTEITLRVRSGGHDHEGECSGTATLLMDFSKMNSVTVTRQDAGTEDQPIVSIGAGARFRHIKPILDSQNLGIAHGTCETVGIAGYTLGGGWGPWTRLYGMGCERLIGATLVLGNGEIVTLRPDAPADSPEAKLLWALRGGGGFSYGIVTELRFKAFKLPENLCSFNLRCMDAWPHRPALEILQCWEKAITGNDNPRLIGTNLKVVATHLPAGQEPDPQAVLDCTFNGYFAGTEQEARDMITRYFGLQPLGACVVQVHRAPANGLRAAVRSNQWHFESWDRNVPSQVQRLKRLATGSTPINPDIPLDGDGPAPHKITSRLAEASGWNDEGRKALICALQSSLVPTPDEVGGKSNNFAITQYITLGAITGPFYATYDKSQQPPSAFPYKDRLFTIQFQAWWNQYLNADGVPTASCSEIEHGVLANRPWDNRAEDWIEACRDYPIPGTGGAFISFKDSSVRTQIYFDESYAALREVKQTCSMDKHVLFRSRKTII; from the coding sequence ATGAATGCCGAACGCTTGAAGCAACTGAGCTCGCTGCTGCCGAAGAACAGCGCTGGCGCTGCTCCAGAGGTGCTGACGGAAGACTCTCCTGGGTATCTGCTGAAGAGCCAGGTCTTCAACACCAAGTTTCAGTTCCGGCCCGCGGCGATTGTGCTGGTTGAGACCCCCGAGCAGGTGAGCGAGATCGTCAAGTTCGCCAACAGGTTCCCGACGGAGATCACCTTGAGGGTGCGCTCCGGTGGGCATGACCATGAGGGCGAGTGCTCTGGCACGGCCACCCTGCTGATGGATTTCTCAAAGATGAACTCGGTGACGGTGACCAGGCAGGATGCCGGCACGGAGGATCAGCCCATTGTCTCCATCGGGGCTGGCGCACGCTTCCGGCACATCAAGCCCATCCTCGACAGTCAGAACCTCGGGATTGCGCATGGCACCTGTGAGACCGTGGGCATCGCCGGCTACACCCTGGGCGGTGGCTGGGGGCCGTGGACGCGCCTGTATGGCATGGGGTGTGAGCGGTTGATCGGCGCCACCCTGGTGCTGGGCAACGGCGAAATCGTCACCCTCAGGCCTGACGCTCCCGCGGACAGCCCCGAGGCAAAGCTGCTGTGGGCCCTGCGCGGCGGTGGCGGGTTCAGCTACGGCATTGTGACCGAGCTGCGGTTCAAGGCTTTCAAGCTGCCCGAGAACCTCTGCAGCTTCAATCTCCGCTGCATGGATGCATGGCCTCATCGGCCGGCGCTCGAGATCCTCCAGTGCTGGGAGAAGGCGATCACTGGCAACGACAACCCGCGGCTGATCGGCACCAACCTGAAGGTGGTCGCCACCCACCTGCCCGCTGGGCAAGAGCCAGATCCGCAGGCCGTCCTGGATTGTACCTTCAATGGCTACTTCGCGGGCACGGAGCAGGAGGCCAGGGACATGATCACCCGGTACTTCGGGCTCCAGCCCCTGGGAGCTTGCGTGGTGCAGGTCCATCGCGCCCCAGCCAACGGCCTCAGGGCGGCAGTCCGCTCGAATCAGTGGCACTTCGAGTCCTGGGACCGGAATGTGCCGAGCCAGGTGCAGCGATTGAAGCGGCTGGCCACGGGCTCCACCCCCATCAACCCGGACATCCCACTGGATGGCGACGGACCGGCTCCGCACAAGATCACCTCGAGGCTCGCCGAGGCCTCTGGGTGGAATGACGAGGGCAGGAAGGCCTTGATCTGCGCTTTGCAGTCATCCCTGGTGCCAACGCCAGACGAAGTGGGTGGCAAGTCGAACAACTTCGCGATCACCCAGTACATCACCCTGGGTGCCATCACGGGGCCCTTCTATGCCACCTACGACAAGAGCCAGCAGCCGCCCAGCGCCTTCCCCTACAAAGACCGGCTCTTTACCATCCAGTTCCAAGCCTGGTGGAACCAGTACCTCAACGCGGACGGGGTGCCGACGGCTTCATGCTCCGAGATTGAGCACGGCGTCCTTGCGAACCGGCCCTGGGACAACCGCGCGGAGGACTGGATCGAGGCGTGCCGGGACTATCCCATCCCCGGCACTGGCGGCGCGTTCATCAGCTTCAAAGACAGCTCGGTACGGACGCAAATCTATTTTGACGAGAGCTATGCCGCGCTGCGCGAAGTCAAGCAGACGTGCAGCATGGATAAGCATGTGCTGTTCAGGTCCCGGAAGACTATCATCTGA
- a CDS encoding GMC oxidoreductase, which produces MDCDWLIIGSGFGGSVSALRLTEKGYRVVMLEKGRRLQAEDFPKTNWNLKKWLWMPQLGWRGLFKMTFFRHVTVLSGVGVGGGSLVYANTLPIPKEHFFQGGHWSQLADWKTELAPFYETARKMLGATVNPLRTYPDQVIQEVGQEMGRTDFQPTTVAVYFGQPGVTVPDPYFNGEGPARTGCNSCGGCMLGCRFGAKNTLDKNYLYFAEKHGLTIHADTEVTWVRPLPGGGYEVEALEGTSIFSRRKRRFTARNVIFAGGVLGTVDLLLKLKASPEGLPKLSERVGDFVRTNSEALIGVVTPKRDKDLSKGIAIGSILHTDEHSHLEPVRYSAGSGFFRMLSAPYVTGEGPVSRLARLFGVMLRHPLKMLRVMAARDYAKQTVILLYMRTLDGYLRMKRGRGLMTALRQGLSTAVQAGSAPTANIPEAAELAHRVAKKMGGMPMSLANETVLGIPTTAHILGGCCMGDSPETGAIDSQHRLYGYEGLYAIDGSAVSANPGVNPSLTITALAERAMTFVPAKKQLEHGDSEAVTEAPQPVAVAR; this is translated from the coding sequence ATGGACTGCGACTGGCTCATCATCGGCTCGGGGTTTGGCGGCAGCGTGAGCGCGCTGCGGCTGACGGAGAAGGGCTACCGGGTGGTGATGCTGGAGAAGGGCCGCCGCCTCCAGGCCGAGGACTTCCCGAAGACGAACTGGAACCTGAAGAAGTGGCTGTGGATGCCGCAGCTCGGGTGGCGCGGGCTCTTCAAGATGACGTTCTTCCGCCACGTCACCGTGCTCTCCGGAGTGGGCGTGGGAGGTGGTTCGCTCGTCTACGCCAACACGCTCCCCATCCCGAAGGAGCACTTCTTCCAGGGCGGCCACTGGAGCCAACTGGCGGACTGGAAGACGGAGCTGGCGCCGTTCTACGAGACGGCCCGGAAGATGCTCGGGGCCACGGTGAACCCGCTGCGCACCTATCCGGATCAAGTCATCCAGGAGGTGGGCCAGGAGATGGGCCGCACGGACTTCCAGCCCACCACCGTGGCCGTCTACTTCGGCCAGCCGGGTGTCACCGTGCCGGACCCGTACTTCAACGGCGAGGGCCCGGCGCGCACCGGCTGTAACTCCTGCGGCGGCTGCATGCTGGGGTGCCGCTTCGGCGCGAAGAACACGCTCGACAAGAACTACCTCTACTTCGCGGAGAAGCACGGGCTGACCATCCACGCGGACACCGAGGTCACCTGGGTGCGCCCGCTGCCCGGCGGTGGCTACGAGGTGGAGGCACTGGAGGGGACTTCGATCTTCTCCCGCCGCAAGCGGCGCTTCACCGCTCGCAACGTCATCTTCGCGGGTGGCGTGCTGGGCACGGTGGACCTGCTGCTGAAGCTCAAGGCGAGCCCGGAAGGGCTGCCGAAGCTCTCGGAGCGCGTCGGAGACTTCGTCCGTACCAACTCTGAGGCCCTCATTGGCGTGGTGACCCCCAAGCGGGACAAGGACCTGTCCAAGGGCATCGCCATTGGCTCCATCCTGCACACGGACGAGCACTCGCACCTGGAGCCGGTGCGCTACTCGGCAGGCTCGGGATTCTTCCGGATGCTCTCAGCGCCCTACGTCACGGGCGAGGGCCCGGTGTCGCGGCTGGCACGGCTCTTCGGCGTCATGCTGCGCCACCCGCTCAAGATGCTGCGGGTGATGGCGGCGCGCGACTACGCGAAGCAAACGGTCATTCTCCTCTATATGCGCACGCTGGACGGCTACCTGCGCATGAAGCGTGGGCGAGGGCTGATGACTGCGCTGCGCCAGGGGCTGTCCACGGCCGTGCAGGCCGGCTCCGCGCCCACCGCCAACATCCCCGAGGCCGCCGAGCTGGCCCACCGTGTAGCGAAGAAGATGGGCGGCATGCCCATGAGCCTCGCCAACGAGACGGTTCTGGGCATCCCCACGACGGCGCACATTCTCGGTGGCTGCTGCATGGGTGACTCGCCGGAGACGGGCGCCATCGACTCGCAGCACCGCCTCTACGGTTACGAGGGCCTGTACGCCATCGACGGCTCGGCGGTCTCCGCGAACCCGGGCGTGAACCCCTCACTGACCATCACCGCGCTGGCTGAGCGCGCCATGACCTTCGTCCCCGCCAAGAAGCAGTTGGAGCACGGAGACTCGGAGGCGGTGACAGAGGCTCCGCAGCCCGTAGCCGTGGCGCGCTGA